One segment of Thermus aquaticus DNA contains the following:
- a CDS encoding DUF2227 family putative metal-binding protein gives MDGRAHERLTLFHLAWTGLALSALMPDHAPQVSLLYMAGGAVGTLYLSPDIDLPDSRASKRWGFLSLLWEPYRALHPHRGASHSWVYGPLSRLLYLLFPPFVLLLVLGVDPAPLLAPLLDLKVSVPVLAGYLFSQWAHLVQDGVEFRVF, from the coding sequence GTGGACGGAAGGGCCCACGAGCGGCTGACCCTCTTTCACCTGGCCTGGACCGGGCTGGCGCTTTCGGCCCTCATGCCTGACCACGCCCCTCAGGTCTCCTTGCTCTACATGGCGGGCGGGGCGGTGGGGACTCTCTACCTCTCCCCCGACATCGATCTTCCCGACTCTCGCGCTTCCAAGCGGTGGGGCTTTCTCTCCCTTCTTTGGGAACCCTACCGCGCCCTCCACCCTCACCGAGGGGCCTCCCACTCCTGGGTGTACGGCCCTCTGTCCCGCCTCCTCTACCTCCTCTTCCCCCCCTTTGTCCTCCTCCTGGTGCTAGGGGTAGACCCAGCGCCCCTCCTCGCTCCCCTCCTTGACCTGAAGGTGAGCGTTCCCGTCCTCGCTGGCTACCTCTTTTCCCAGTGGGCCCACCTGGTCCAGGACGGCGTGGAGTTCCGGGTGTTCTAG
- a CDS encoding type II toxin-antitoxin system HicB family antitoxin codes for MRKPLEHYLGLEYPALLVAEPEGGYTALHPDLKGCVAVGETPEEALANLEEARRLWLETAYEHGDEIPLPPSWPFGRRG; via the coding sequence ATGCGGAAGCCTTTGGAGCACTATCTAGGCCTAGAGTACCCGGCGCTCTTGGTGGCGGAGCCGGAAGGGGGGTACACCGCCCTTCACCCGGACCTGAAGGGGTGCGTGGCCGTGGGGGAGACCCCGGAAGAGGCCCTGGCCAACCTGGAGGAAGCCCGGAGGCTTTGGTTGGAGACCGCCTATGAGCACGGGGACGAGATTCCCTTGCCTCCGAGTTGGCCCTTCGGGAGGCGGGGATGA